Proteins co-encoded in one Gemmatimonadaceae bacterium genomic window:
- a CDS encoding cytochrome c oxidase subunit 3 produces the protein MAHAAMPEDVMLPPPSRAAGAGVYTEKLGMWIFLGSEVMFFTALIGTYVILRFAHPSSWKPPGQVLNIPVTAVNTFLLICSSVTMVKAFAAVQDGFLKQLRLWLLATVIIGASFVGVQVYEYTHLIEKGFIPSEGLYGSTFYTMTGFHGFHVTIGVLCMIFVTQKAFRGKYSQADHRGVEVIGLYWHFVDLVWIILFTIVYLI, from the coding sequence ATGGCGCACGCCGCAATGCCCGAAGACGTCATGCTCCCGCCGCCATCGCGCGCGGCCGGAGCGGGCGTCTACACCGAGAAGCTGGGGATGTGGATCTTCCTCGGCTCGGAAGTGATGTTCTTCACGGCGCTCATCGGGACCTACGTCATTCTCCGGTTCGCGCACCCCAGCTCATGGAAGCCACCCGGTCAGGTGTTGAACATACCTGTAACCGCGGTGAACACGTTCCTGCTGATCTGCAGCTCGGTGACGATGGTCAAAGCCTTCGCGGCAGTGCAGGACGGCTTTCTAAAGCAGCTTCGTCTCTGGCTGCTCGCGACGGTGATCATCGGAGCGAGTTTCGTCGGGGTTCAGGTTTACGAGTATACCCACCTGATCGAAAAGGGCTTTATACCGAGTGAAGGTCTGTACGGCTCGACCTTCTACACGATGACGGGCTTTCACGGTTTTCACGTGACGATCGGAGTGCTCTGCATGATCTTCGTCACGCAGAAGGCGTTTCGTGGGAAGTACTCGCAAGCCGATCACCGCGGCGTCGAGGTGATTGGCTTGTATTGGCACTTCGTCGACCTCGTTTGGATCATCTTGTTCACGATCGTCTACCTCATCTGA
- a CDS encoding cbb3-type cytochrome c oxidase subunit I, which produces MRGAVRPGPLQDARRRDRPHAGRLRPLGGTSPLGRPTLKVSTMATTATGSSTYTHDHGHGHVDDRSFIRKYIFSTDHKIIGIQFLIMSLSFLLLGGTLAMVMRWQLGFPGKPLPGGTLLPDTYTSNGVVLPEFYNSAVTMHGTFMVFFAIMPLLVGVFGNYLIPLKIGAPDMAFPRINMASFWTAVPAGLLMLAGFFVEGGSAAAGWTSYAPLSARSDLTGVHLGQIFWCLSLIILGLSSIMGSFNYITTVINMRAPGMNWFRLPLSIWALFVTACLVLLAIPVLSGAAILLLFDQTIGTHFFDPQAGGQPLLWQHLFWFFGHPEVYILILPGMGMVSDIIANGARKPIFGYTSMVLAIIAIGFLGWGVWGHHMFQSGMNPTLGTTFMISTLLIAVPSAIKTFNWLGTIWEGNITFHVPMLHALAFVSMFVIGGLSGVFMAASPFDIYIHDTYFIVAHLHYVLFGGSLFAIFAAVTYWYPKMFGRMMNPFWGKVHFWLTLVFYNCTFFPMHQLGLHGHMRRIYDPTQYAFLREVQPVNVFISISAFCLFATQFLFAANFILSWFKGEKAPMNPWLDNGLEWTVASPPPHGNFGDVVPTVYRGPYEYSSPHSDQDYLPQNLPMPGGMGAAHPQPAGD; this is translated from the coding sequence ATGCGCGGAGCTGTGCGGCCAGGGCCACTACAGGATGCGCGCCGTCGTGACCGTCCACACGCAGGCAGACTACGACCGCTGGGTGGCACAAGCCCACTCGGTCGCCCAACGCTGAAGGTCTCAACTATGGCGACGACCGCGACAGGCAGTTCCACGTACACTCACGACCACGGCCACGGGCATGTGGACGATCGGTCCTTCATTAGAAAGTACATCTTCTCCACCGACCACAAGATTATCGGGATTCAGTTTCTGATAATGAGCCTCAGTTTCTTGCTGCTCGGTGGCACGCTGGCGATGGTCATGCGCTGGCAGCTCGGGTTCCCCGGTAAACCGCTGCCCGGTGGAACGCTCCTCCCCGACACGTACACGAGCAACGGCGTCGTGCTGCCGGAGTTCTACAACTCGGCGGTCACGATGCACGGCACGTTCATGGTCTTCTTCGCGATCATGCCGCTGCTCGTGGGTGTGTTTGGCAATTACTTGATTCCGCTCAAGATCGGCGCGCCGGACATGGCGTTCCCGCGCATCAACATGGCGTCGTTCTGGACGGCGGTGCCCGCGGGGTTGCTCATGCTCGCCGGATTCTTTGTCGAAGGCGGCAGCGCCGCGGCGGGATGGACGTCCTACGCGCCGCTCAGCGCACGATCCGATCTCACCGGCGTACACCTCGGCCAGATCTTCTGGTGTTTGAGCCTCATCATTCTCGGGCTCTCATCGATCATGGGATCGTTCAACTACATAACGACCGTGATCAACATGCGAGCGCCGGGCATGAACTGGTTTCGTTTACCTCTGAGCATCTGGGCATTGTTCGTGACCGCATGCTTGGTGCTATTGGCCATCCCTGTCCTTTCGGGTGCCGCGATCCTGCTGCTGTTCGATCAGACGATCGGCACGCACTTCTTCGACCCGCAGGCAGGTGGCCAGCCGCTTCTCTGGCAGCATCTGTTCTGGTTCTTCGGTCATCCAGAGGTCTATATCCTCATTTTGCCGGGAATGGGGATGGTCTCTGATATCATCGCGAATGGTGCGAGGAAACCCATCTTTGGATATACCTCGATGGTGCTCGCGATCATCGCGATCGGCTTCCTCGGCTGGGGCGTGTGGGGCCACCACATGTTCCAGAGCGGCATGAATCCGACGCTCGGCACGACGTTCATGATTTCCACTTTGCTCATCGCGGTGCCTTCCGCGATCAAGACATTCAATTGGCTTGGTACGATCTGGGAGGGGAACATCACGTTTCATGTGCCGATGCTGCACGCGCTGGCGTTTGTTTCGATGTTCGTCATTGGTGGGCTGAGCGGCGTTTTCATGGCCGCGTCGCCGTTCGATATCTATATCCACGACACGTACTTCATCGTCGCGCATCTGCACTACGTGCTCTTCGGCGGCAGCCTCTTTGCGATCTTCGCCGCCGTCACGTACTGGTACCCGAAGATGTTCGGGCGGATGATGAATCCGTTCTGGGGGAAAGTGCACTTCTGGCTGACGCTCGTGTTCTACAATTGCACCTTCTTCCCGATGCACCAGCTCGGGCTGCACGGCCACATGCGTCGCATCTACGATCCAACGCAGTACGCGTTCCTGCGGGAAGTGCAGCCGGTGAACGTCTTCATATCCATCAGCGCGTTCTGCCTGTTCGCCACACAATTCCTCTTCGCCGCCAATTTCATCCTCAGCTGGTTCAAGGGTGAGAAAGCGCCGATGAATCCGTGGCTCGACAATGGATTGGAGTGGACGGTCGCGTCACCGCCGCCACATGGGAACTTCGGCGACGTCGTGCCGACCGTGTATCGCGGACCGTACGAGTACAGCTCGCCACATTCCGATCAGGATTATCTCCCGCAGAATCTGCCGATGCCCGGTGGTATGGGCGCGGCACATCCGCAACCCGCTGGCGACTGA
- the coxB gene encoding cytochrome c oxidase subunit II, translating into MGNFLSWMLPPGASTFVGDIDWIYYLILVVTGIAFVLVEAALIVFLVRYRKRPGRKATYVHGSTRAEIIWTGVTAVVVVVIGVLSAPAWNKIKGREGVPPNAMPIEIHAKQFEWNITYPGADGKMGTSDDFTVRGQLHVPVDRPTVATLTSEDAIHSFFVPAFRIKQDAVPGMHIRVWFQPTKVGEYELGCAELCGQGHYRMRAVVTVHTQADYDRWVAQAHSVAQR; encoded by the coding sequence ATGGGCAACTTCCTGAGCTGGATGCTACCACCCGGTGCGTCGACGTTCGTCGGCGACATCGACTGGATCTACTATCTGATCCTCGTCGTGACGGGCATCGCGTTCGTGCTCGTCGAGGCAGCGCTGATCGTCTTTCTCGTGCGCTATCGCAAGCGACCGGGCCGGAAGGCGACGTATGTACACGGCAGCACCAGGGCGGAGATCATCTGGACTGGCGTGACCGCAGTCGTCGTCGTCGTGATCGGTGTGTTGAGCGCGCCGGCGTGGAACAAGATCAAGGGGCGCGAGGGCGTTCCACCTAACGCGATGCCGATCGAGATTCACGCCAAGCAGTTCGAGTGGAACATCACGTATCCCGGAGCGGACGGAAAGATGGGAACGAGCGATGACTTCACCGTCCGCGGCCAGCTGCACGTGCCGGTCGATCGTCCGACCGTCGCGACGCTGACGTCAGAAGACGCGATCCACTCATTCTTCGTCCCGGCGTTTCGGATCAAGCAGGACGCTGTGCCCGGGATGCACATACGCGTCTGGTTCCAGCCGACGAAGGTCGGTGAGTATGAGCTCGGATGCGCGGAGCTGTGCGGCCAGGGCCACTACAGGATGCGCGCCGTCGTGACCGTCCACACGCAGGCAGACTACGACCGCTGGGTGGCACAAGCCCACTCGGTCGCCCAACGCTGA